In Pseudofrankia saprophytica, one genomic interval encodes:
- a CDS encoding cytochrome P450: MRPTASSPPPFSPPPVSASSPGSVPATAPRGVHEVPGPPGGMVAAVRRLRADPLARFPELRRDYGPLVRLASWPVSAFLVSDPDAIADALVGGHRLYAKGAVVRGPGSRTTVTQPLTYLLGQGLLTSAGDTHLRQRRLIQPLFHKQRIAGYGEQFVALADAAAATWRDGQRLDLHAEMTEMTLAIVARTLFDVDVDDRIIDVVRTAVGENMPAARRASLPGFQRLERLPLRAAQRRQEARLALDNAVFEMIAARRHAATTGATGAAGTDLLSLLLHAQDADTGERMDDSQIRDEAMTLLLAGHETTANALAWTFHLLGGEPAVAARLHEEVDAVLGGRPPTIDDLPQLAYTNAVFSESMRLYPPVWAMGRHLVADHEVAGYLLPAGSTLVFSQWVMHRDERWWPDPDRFDPTRWLDKATAHDRPRFAYFPFGAGSRQCIGNSFAVAEGVLTLAAIARHWSFTPAADTPVVPEPLVTLRPKGGLPMVAHRRGGVS, from the coding sequence ATGCGCCCCACGGCTTCTTCTCCCCCGCCCTTCTCTCCCCCGCCCGTCTCGGCCTCGTCGCCCGGGAGCGTCCCGGCGACCGCGCCACGCGGCGTGCACGAGGTTCCCGGGCCGCCCGGCGGCATGGTCGCGGCCGTCCGGCGGCTGCGCGCCGATCCGCTGGCGCGGTTCCCTGAGCTGCGCCGCGACTACGGGCCGCTGGTCCGGCTGGCCAGCTGGCCGGTGTCCGCCTTTCTCGTGTCCGACCCGGACGCGATCGCCGACGCTCTGGTAGGCGGCCACCGCCTGTACGCAAAGGGGGCCGTGGTTCGCGGCCCCGGCTCGCGCACGACCGTCACGCAGCCACTGACATACCTGCTCGGCCAGGGCCTGCTGACCAGCGCGGGCGATACCCATCTTCGCCAGCGCCGGCTGATCCAGCCGCTGTTCCACAAGCAGCGGATCGCCGGTTACGGCGAGCAGTTCGTCGCGTTGGCAGACGCTGCCGCCGCGACCTGGCGGGACGGCCAGCGGCTGGACCTGCACGCGGAGATGACCGAGATGACGTTGGCGATCGTCGCCAGGACGCTGTTCGACGTCGATGTCGACGATCGCATCATCGACGTGGTGCGGACCGCCGTCGGCGAGAACATGCCGGCCGCGCGGCGCGCCAGCCTGCCCGGCTTCCAGCGTCTGGAGCGGCTCCCGCTCCGAGCGGCGCAGCGACGTCAGGAGGCCCGTCTGGCGCTCGACAACGCGGTGTTCGAGATGATCGCCGCCCGGCGCCACGCCGCCACCACCGGCGCTACCGGTGCCGCCGGCACTGACCTGCTGTCGCTGCTGCTGCACGCCCAGGACGCCGACACCGGCGAGCGGATGGACGACTCCCAGATCCGCGACGAGGCGATGACCCTCCTGCTGGCCGGCCACGAGACGACCGCGAACGCGCTGGCGTGGACGTTCCATCTGCTCGGCGGCGAGCCGGCGGTGGCCGCCAGGCTGCACGAGGAGGTCGACGCTGTCCTCGGCGGCCGGCCACCCACGATCGACGACCTGCCCCAGCTTGCTTACACCAACGCGGTGTTCTCCGAGTCCATGCGGCTCTACCCGCCGGTCTGGGCGATGGGTCGCCATCTCGTCGCGGACCACGAGGTGGCCGGATACCTGCTGCCCGCCGGATCGACCCTGGTCTTCAGCCAATGGGTGATGCACCGGGACGAGCGCTGGTGGCCGGATCCCGACCGCTTCGACCCGACGCGCTGGCTCGACAAGGCGACGGCGCACGACCGCCCCCGCTTCGCCTATTTCCCGTTCGGCGCCGGATCTCGCCAGTGCATCGGTAACAGCTTCGCGGTCGCCGAGGGGGTCCTGACGCTGGCCGCGATCGCCCGCCACTGGTCGTTCACCCCGGCCGCGGACACGCCGGTCGTGCCCGAGCCGCTGGTCACGCTGCGCCCCAAGGGCGGCCTGCCGATGGTGGCCCACCGCCGCGGGGGTGTCAGCTGA
- a CDS encoding LmeA family phospholipid-binding protein, with the protein MRKPVGGFGSASCLPARRVVIAGGGAWWRGRWQIRWRWLAAAPLVVSAALLLTDRLLVRVAEHRLTNRLGCMGTLTGTRSVHIDGFPFLTQLGAGHFRTVTATADGFGRTDRLTELAVTFHDVHVPVWSAIFGRPAAGSPTVGSVSLTAVLRLGSDGPGGRLARLLGSGPLATGHPAVAAAVAGRPSAAVLPPGAHLDGVEPVPGGLRLAVTMPGAALAGMDGADGRICRG; encoded by the coding sequence ATGCGGAAACCGGTGGGTGGGTTCGGATCGGCGAGTTGTCTGCCCGCGCGACGGGTGGTCATCGCGGGCGGCGGAGCCTGGTGGCGGGGCAGATGGCAGATCAGATGGCGGTGGCTCGCCGCGGCGCCGCTCGTGGTTTCGGCCGCCCTCCTGCTGACCGACCGTCTGCTGGTTCGCGTCGCCGAGCACCGCCTGACCAACCGGCTGGGCTGCATGGGCACGTTGACGGGAACTCGATCCGTGCATATCGACGGATTCCCCTTCCTGACGCAGCTCGGCGCCGGTCATTTCCGGACCGTGACGGCGACGGCCGACGGCTTCGGCCGAACCGACCGGCTGACCGAACTCGCCGTGACGTTCCACGACGTCCACGTCCCGGTCTGGTCGGCCATCTTCGGCCGTCCGGCGGCGGGTTCGCCCACGGTTGGCTCGGTCTCGCTGACGGCCGTTCTGCGCCTCGGCTCCGACGGGCCGGGCGGCCGGTTGGCGCGCCTGCTCGGGTCCGGGCCGCTGGCGACCGGCCACCCGGCGGTGGCCGCGGCGGTGGCCGGGCGCCCGTCAGCCGCCGTCCTGCCACCGGGCGCGCACCTCGACGGCGTCGAACCGGTGCCTGGCGGACTGCGGCTCGCGGTCACGATGCCGGGAGCCGCGCTGGCCGGCATGGACGGTGCGGACGGACGGATATGCCGTGGCTGA